From a single Paramormyrops kingsleyae isolate MSU_618 chromosome 14, PKINGS_0.4, whole genome shotgun sequence genomic region:
- the rhov gene encoding rho-related GTP-binding protein RhoV, whose protein sequence is MPPQMDYHCDQRRVPSVCMHQENNEEPAISCMLVGDGAVGKTSMIVSYTSNGYPMEYQQTAFDVFSGQVQVDGTPVRIQLMDTAGQEEFDGFRSLCYAHTDVFILCFSVVNPTSFQNITKKWVPEIRACNPASPIILVGTQTDLRHDVNVLINLDRFKVKPILSSRARCVAEKIRAQDYIECSALTQKNLKEAFDTAIFAAIKHKARKAKKLKMSDRTKTYSKCGWKKFFCFV, encoded by the exons ATGCCCCCTCAAATGGACTACCACTGCGATCAGAGACGGGTCCCGTCAGTGTGCATGCATCAAGAAAATAATGAGGAGCCGGCTATCAGCTGCATGCTGGTGGGAGACGGTGCCGTGGGCAAAACCAGCATGATCGTCAGTTATACTTCCAATGGATACCCTATGGAATACCAGCAGACTGCGTTTGACGTCTTTTCCG GGCAGGTTCAAGTTGATGGGACACCAGTACGAATTCAGCTGATGGACACTGCCGGACAG GAGGAGTTTGACGGCTTCCGCTCACTGTGCTATGCTCACACGGACGTCTTCATCCTCTGCTTCAGCGTTGTCAACCCTACATCCTTCCAGAACATCACAAAGAAGTGGGTTCCGGAGATCCGGGCCTGTAACCCAGCCTCGCCaatcatccttgtggggacacAGACCGACCTCCGACATGATGTTAATGTCCTCATCAACCTGGACCGCTTTAAAGTCAAGCCAATCCTATCTTCTCGGGCTCGGTGCGTGGCCGAGAAGATCCGAGCCCAGGACTATATTGAGTGCTCGGCGTTGACTCAGAAGAACTTGAAAGAGGCTTTTGACACGGCCATCTTTGCTGCCATCAAGCACAAGGCCCGTAAAGCCAAAAAACTGAAGATGTCTGACCGAACAAAGACATACTCTAAGTGTGGCTGGAAAAAGTTCTTCTGTTTCGTCTGA
- the vps18 gene encoding vacuolar protein sorting-associated protein 18 homolog, protein MASILDEYEDSQNMSRPGHQNRISASNIGITHSGFVNVRLEEEKPIFHKQRIDFSPPEKINYFVVCNNQLCMSLGKDTLLRIDLGKPDQPNQIELGRKDQSSIYKLFLDPTGSHLVISLTTNECLYLNRNTQKVRSLSRWKGHMIESVGWNKLLGTESNTGPVLVGTSQGLIFEAEISASEGSLFNTNPDQYFRQVHSLEEDGDPAPVCCLEVERGLESKYFIIATTRKRLFQFVGKVADGSEQQGFSSIFSQNQDLLPSFQEFPVNMGYSEIAFYTSKLRSCPKAFAWMMGNGVLYGQLDYVRPDSLLSDVQVWEYVDNVHTVKPLSIVLTQFHFLLLFSDRVKAVCTLNGQVVYEDVFPEKFGALKKMLKDPVYGLVWIYTEKAVFRYHIQREARDVWQMYMSMEKFDLAKEYCRDRPECLDIVLAKEAEHCFQNKRYVESAKCYALTQNYFEEIALKFIEARQEEALKEFLLKKLGSLKPAEKTQVTLLVTWLTELYLNRLGVLEADDSKKSVAMETRSEFRSFIANPKYKDCLYNNRSTIYDLLASHGNVDDMVYFAVIMQDYERVISHHCQHDDYGAALEVLSKHCDVKLFYKFSPVLMQHIPTRVVEAWISMGKKLDAKKLIPALVNYSQIGSTQQINETIRYMEFCVYELTVTDEAIHNYLLSLYAKYRPDSLLWYLEQAGIHATDIHYDLKYALRLCAEHGHHQACVLVYKIMELYEEAVDLALQVDVDLAKSCADLPEDDEELRKKLWLKIARHVVQEEKDVKKAMNCLSSCNLLKIEDILPFFPDFVTIDHFKEAICSSLEEYNKHIDELKQEMEEATESARRIREDIQQMRNKYGVVESQEKCATCDFPLLNRPFYLFLCGHMFHYDCLFQEVTPHLSSYKQAKLDELQKKLAAASQPSKARHRIREEDTATPGKEQLSREQIKSDIDDIVAAECVYCGELMIKSIDKPFIDPQKYDEEMSSWL, encoded by the exons ATGGCTTCGATACTGGACGAGTATGAAGACTCGCAAAATATGAGTCGCCCGGGTCATCAGAATAGAATTTCTGCCTCAAACATTGGGATAACTCATTCAG GGTTTGTCAATGTGCGGCTGGAGGAAGAGAAGCCGATTTTCCACAAACAAAGGATCGACTTTTCACCTCCCGAAAAGATTAACTACTTTGTGGTGTGCAACAATCAGCTATGTATGAGTCTGGGGAAGGATACGCTGTTAAG GATCGACCTGGGAAAACCTGACCAACCCAATCAGATTGAATTGGGTAGAAAAGATCAAAGCAGCATTTATAAACTTTTCCTGGATCCCACGG GTTCCCATCTGGTGATCAGCCTAACCACAAACGAGTGCCTGTACCTGAACAGGAACACCCAGAAAGTGCGCAGCCTCTCTCGGTGGAAGGGACACATGATCGAGAGCGTGGGCTGGAACAAGCTCTTGGGTACGGAGAGCAACACGGGCCCCGTGCTGGTGGGGACGAGTCAGGGTCTGATCTTCGAGGCCGAGATCTCTGCCTCAGAGGGCAGCCTGTTCAACACTAACCCGGACCAGTACTTCAGGCAGGTCCACTCTCTGGAGGAAGATGGCGACCCTGCGCCCGTCTGCTGCCTGGAGGTGGAGCGGGGCCTCGAGTCCAAGTACTTCATCATCGCCACGACACGGAAGCGCCTCTTCCAGTTTGTGGGGAAGGTGGCGGATGGCTCAGAGCAGCAGGGATTCAGCTCCATCTTCAGTCAGAACCAGGACCTCCTGCCCAGCTTCCAGGAGTTTCCGGTGAACATGGGCTATAGTGAGATCGCCTTTTACACCTCAAAGCTCCGCTCCTGCCCCAAGGCCTTTGCCTGGATGATGGGTAATGGAGTCCTGTATGGCCAGCTGGATTATGTCCGGCCCGACTCGCTCCTGAGCGATGTCCAGGTGTGGGAGTACGTGGACAACGTGCACACAGTGAAGCCTCTCTCCATCGTCCTGACACAGTTCCACTTCCTGCTCCTCTTCTCCGACCGTGTAAAGGCGGTGTGCACCCTGAACGGCCAGGTGGTCTATGAGGACGTCTTCCCAGAGAAATTTGGCGCCTTGAAAAAGATGCTGAAGGACCCGGTCTATGGGCTTGTGTGGATCTACACGGAGAAAGCCGTCTTCCGCTACCACATCCAGAGGGAGGCGCGGGACGTCTGGCAGATGTACATGAGCATGGAGAAGTTTGACCTGGCTAAGGAGTACTGCCGGGACCGGCCGGAGTGCCTGGACATCGTTCTGGCCAAAGAGGCCGAGCACTGCTTCCAAAACAAGCGATATGTAGAGAGCGCCAAGTGCTATGCCCTGACCCAGAATTACTTTGAGGAGATTGCACTGAAGTTCATAGAGGCGCGTCAAGAGGAGGCTCTGAAAGAGTTCCTGCTGAAGAAACTGGGCAGCCTCAAGCCTGCCGAGAAGACTCAGGTCACCTTGCTGGTCACCTGGCTGACGGAGCTCTACCTGAATCGGCTGGGCGTTCTGGAGGCAGACGACTCCAAGAAGAGCGTAGCCATGGAGACACGCAGCGAGTTCCGCAGCTTCATTGCCAACCCCAAATACAAGGACTGTTTGTACAACAACCGCAGCACCATCTACGATTTGCTGGCCAGCCACGGAAATGTGGACGATATGGTCTACTTCGCCGTCATCATGCAGGACTACGAGAGGGTCATCTCTCACCACTGCCAGCACGATGACTACGGCGCCGCCCTGGAGGTGCTATCTAAGCACTGCGACGTGAAGCTTTTCTACAAGTTCTCCCCCGTCCTCATGCAGCATATACCCACGCGGGTGGTGGAAGCTTGGATCAGCATGGGCAAGAAGCTGGATGCTAAAAAGCTCATCCCCGCTCTGGTCAACTACAGTCAGATTGGCAGCACCCAGCAGATCAACGAGACCATCCGATACATGGAGTTCTGTGTCTATGAGCTGACGGTGACGGATGAAGCCATCCACAATTATCTCCTGTCCCTCTATGCGAAGTACAGGCCAGACTCGCTCCTGTGGTACCTGGAGCAGGCTGGCATTCACGCCACGGACATCCACTACGACCTCAAGTATGCACTGCGACTGTGCGCCGAGCATGGGCACCACCAGGCATGCGTCCTGGTGTACAAGATAATGGAGCTGTATGAGGAGGCTGTCGACCTGGCTCTGCAG GTCGATGTGGACCTGGCAAAATCCTGTGCAGACCTGCCCGAGGATGATGAGGAGCTGAGGAAGAAGCTGTGGCTGAAGATCGCACGGCACGTGGTGCAGGAGGAGAAGGACGTGAAGAAGGCTATGAACTGCCTGTCCAGCTGCAACCTGCTGAAGATCGAAGACATCCTGCCCTTCTTCCCAGACTTCGTCACCATCGACCACTTCAAGGAGGCCATCTGCAGCTCCCTGGAGGAGTACAACAAGCACATCGACGAGCTGAAGCAGGAGATGGAGGAGGCCACTGAGAGTGCCCGCCGCATCCGGGAGGACATCCAGCAGATGAGGAACAAGTACGGCGTGGTGGAGTCCCAGGAGAAGTGTGCCACCTGCGACTTCCCCTTGCTCAACCGGCCCTTCTATCTCTTCCTGTGTGGCCACATGTTCCACTACGACTGCCTCTTCCAGGAGGTGACGCCCCACCTGTCCTCCTACAAGCAGGCCAAGCTGGATGAGCTGCAGAAGAAGTTGGCGGCGGCCAGCCAACCCAGTAAGGCCCGGCACCGCATCCGGGAGGAGGACACGGCGACGCCGGGCAAGGAGCAGCTGAGCCGCGAGCAGATCAAGTCAGACATCGATGACATCGTAGCCGCCGAGTGCGTGTATTGTGGCGAATTGATGATCAAGTCCATCGACAAGCCCTTCATCGACCCACAGAAGTATGACGAGGAGATGTCCAGCTGGCTGTGA